Part of the Clostridia bacterium genome is shown below.
GTTTGTGGAATTAAAAAAAGAGATGTTAGTTTCTGATGCTTTGGTAAAAATTAGGCAGGGTGCCCCTGGCAAAGAAACTATATATATTTGTTATGTTACAGATAAAAGTCGTCATTTGGAAGGTGTACTTTCGTTAAGAGAATTGGTGATTGCTTCCCCGGAGCAAAAAATAGAGGAAATTATGAACCGGGAAGTTATTTATGTGCATACTTTAGATGATAAGGAAGATGTAGCAGATTTAATTCAAAAGTATGATTTATTGGCTTTACCGGTTACTGATAATGAAAATCGTTTAGTAGGTATAATCACTGTTGATGATATTGTGGATGTCATTGAAGAAGAAAGTACGGAAGATATTCACAAGATGGCTACAGTGGGGAAATTAGATGTAAATTTATTAGATGCCAGCCCTTTTTTATTGGTTAGGAAACGTTTACCTTGGTTGTTAGTTTTAATCTTTATTAATGTTTTTTCTGGTGCTTTTATAGCCTATTATGAGGCTACTATTCAAGCTGTAATTGCTTTGGTTTTTTTCCTACCTTTATTAATTGATAGTGCGGGTAATGCTGGTTCACAATCAGCTACCTTGATGATTCGTGCTTTAACTGTCGGAGATGTGGAATTAAGAGATTGGTTTAAGTTGTTTAGAAAAGAATTTATTATTTCCCTTGTTCTAGGTATTTTTATGGGGCTGGCTGTTTCGGTGATTGGAATTTTCCGCGGGGGAATCGATGTGGCCATTGTGGTTTCCTTGACGATGTTGGTTATTGTTTTGGTGGGCAGTATGCTTGGTATGTCTCTGCCATTTTTATTTAGTAAATTTAAAATTGATCCAGCTGTAGCTAGTGGTCCATTAGTAACCTCAATAGCTGACATCGCGGGTGTTTTAATTTATTTTTCTATTGCCAGTTGGTATTTGGGAATTCAGTAAAAATCCCCTGTGGGTATTTGGTTAGGTCTAAATTTGACTGCAATCCAAATAGCCCTGACCTTGTGTGTAAATATCGATCGCATTTAGGGGATGACAATTTTGTAGGAGCTTTGCTTTTATTTTGGTAGGTGTGAGGGTGGGATTGTTCTCTAGTAAAAGAGCAATTATGCCGGCACAGAGGGGTGTGGTCATGGAAGTGCCGGAAAGGGCTGTATACCATTTGGTGGGACTAGGTAGTTTTTTGTCTAAAAGCGAGCCCTGGGCATGTGTGCTCATGAGGTTATTGCCGGGAAGTAAAAAATCGGGTTTGGGTAAACCATCACGTGTAGGTCCTCTTCCGGAGAATTCCGAAACAGTAGTTAAATTATCTAAAGAACCTGTAGTTATAAAATCGGGATGAAAGCCAGGTGAGGTGATACTGCCTTTTTCCGGTCCGCCGTTGCCAGCAGCAGTACAAACTACTATTCCCGCCTGCCATATTTTTTCCAAGGCTTGACATAAGGGATCTTCTTGATAAGTTAAAGTAGGTTTGTAGCCAAAAGATAAGGATACTATTTTTATTTTATAGATTTTTTGATTGTCTAAAACCCATTCTAAAGCGGTGATCGCTGTAGAAATTTTCCCTAATCCCATTTTATTTAATATTTTTAAACTTACTATTTGAGCTTGATAAGCCGGCCCTTTATATTTACCCTCTGAGAGGTAGCCATTGCCGGCGGCAAGACCAGTACAGTGGGTACCATGTCCGTTGTCATCATAAGGTGTTGAGATTTGGTTGACGAAATCGCGAAAAGCTAGTAAGCGTTTTTGGGGTAAAAAAAAGTCTGGATGAGGAGCTAAACCTGTATCTAAAATAGCTAGTGTAATCCCTTTACCGGAAAGATTATTATCCCAAAGGGTAGGAACATTGGTGATAGGAACAGCTTGGTGCAGTAGTGTGCTAATTTCATGGTCTAAATATATTTTTTTTATGAGGGGATGAGGAGTTATTTTTCGTAATTTTTGTAGGCTGAGGGTTGTGGAAAGACTGTTAATGATCGTTAATTTTTGATGTTTTCTAAATTGGTCTTGGAGATTCTTAATTTTTTCGTAGCTGCGTGTAGGTGCTAATTGAATGATTATTGGTAAACGGCAGAGCCGATACTGAAAAAAACGGTAAATTCTTTGTAAAAAACAGGGTATTCTTTTTGAGCGGCGATAATGATCAAACAGGCTATCCTTTAAGGCCGGGTCCAGTTTATTTGAAAAAGTACGTATCCAGCGTAATTCGTGAATATCCATAGTAAGGCTCCTTTTCAAATTTAATACATCATACGAAAAGTGAGCCACAAGGGTGAATATGACAGACTGTTGGGAAAACTTTGATAAAATATAAAAGAAATTGCCCCACGGAAGGGACAATTCCTTTTATGGAAAGAGGGAGTATAGTTAAAAAAGGAACTTACAACTTATTATAACACGGGCAAGTTGTCGAAGCAAGAAAAACTTACCGTTTTTATTGAAAAAGTTAAATAAATTTTTCACCCGAATTCTAAATAGTAGCGAATGCTTTAAAAACTGTTTAAATATGTTACAATTGGAATAGTATAAAACATGGGGGATGAAATAATGGACTTAAAAAAATTAAGTTGGCTGGGAATGCTTTTTTTTATCATTGGTTTGAGTTTCTCTCAAGTTGTCATGGCTGATGGATTCCCTGATATAAAAAATCATTGGGCCGAAGAATCGATTGAGGTTTGGTTGGCTCGCGGCTATGTAAATGGTTATCCAGATGGCCATTTTCGACCAGATGATTTTATTACTCAGGCGGAATTTTGTGCTTTATTTAATCGGGTTTTTGGTTTTAAAGTAGGTGCAGATTATCCCGGTAAAGATGTACCAGAAGGCAAATGGTATACCGCTGAAATGAAACGGGCGATTGCTGCTGGTTATTTAAGTAGTGATGGTAAGTTAGATCCTCAAGGAATAATTACTCGTAAGCAAGTAGCCATAAGTTTGGGTAGAGTTTTGTCCTTATCTGCGGTACCGCGTGATCATTATAGCCAATTTAAGGATTTAGGAGAAATTGATTTAGCTGCAGCAATGGCTATTAATACTGTTCTGGATAAAAAATATATGGGAGGTCAGCTTGGTAATTGTTTTTATCCAGAACAAGGCATTACCAGAGCTGAGTTGCTTGCAGTTTTGGACCGGGTGGCGGGTAAATTGTATGATCGGCCGGGTGTTTATGGTACACCTTATGATAAATTGGTTATTGAGGGCAATGTCTTAATTAATACTCGTAATGTAACTTTACGTAATGTGGCTATTAATGGTGATTTAAATATTGCTCCTGGTATTGGTGATGGTTCTGTTACTTTGATTAATGTTACTGTAAGGGGAGAAACTAAATTTGGTGGAGGAGCTATTATTAATGATTGTACCTTGGGGCAAGTTGTGGTCACTTCCCCCTATAAACATAAAATTCGTTTGTTGGCTCAAGGTACTACTGTGATTGGTCTTACTAAGGTGCGAGTGCCGGTAATTCTCGAAGAAGCTAATTTGGTGGGACAGGGGTTTAGTGAGGTTACCTTTAATGTAGCACGCGGTAGTGAACTTGATTTACGAGGAAATTTTAAGCGAATTGTTTTGGAAGGAGTAGACGTAAAATTAAATTTGGGGTGTGGTAAAATTGATTACCTTTCACTGCCATTAGCTGCACAGGGTGTCCGAGTAGATTTGGCGGAAGCGGTAGATCTAAAAAAAGTGGAAGTGGTTTGCCGGGCTACTTTTACTGGTTGGGGAAATATTAACCAGGCTTTTGTGTATGCCCGCGGTGTTAATTTTGAATTATTTCCGGAAAAGGTGACTGTGGCTCCTGGAATAACGGCTTTGGTTTGTGGACGTGTTGTATCTGGTACTTATACAGGTGAAGTAAGGCGGGATGTGTGGCCTTATTTTAAAAGCAATTATCCGCAAATTTGGCAGGTAGGAAGTTCGGGCTTTACTTTGTCTTGTAAAACCAATACAGCCTGTCAGGCTTATTATGTTGTCTGTGAGGCTGGGGATGATTCACCATTGGCTTCTCAAATAATTAAGGGCTTAGATGCATTTGGCCGCCGTTTGCCGGTGGAATATCGGGGAGTAATTAATTTAGAAGCAAATCAAGAAAAAAGTGTACGTATAGGTAGTTTGGAATCAGATTTATGTTATAATGTCTTTATTGTTTTAAAAAAACAAGGGGTGAACATGGAGCCTGTTGTTTATAAACAAAAGGTTACAACAAGGAGAAAATAAAAATGCTAGTAATTATCGTCGGAGCAGGAAAAATAGGATTTAATTTAGCAAAAATTTTAGCTAGGGAAGATTATGATGTAGTCTTAATTGAAAAGGAAAAAGCTGAGGTAGAAAATTTAGAAGAGTATTTGGATATACAGGTTTTGATCGGTGATGGTGTAAAAAGAAGTGTGCTAGAAAAAGCGGGAGTGCAAGCTGCTGATTTGTTTATTGCTGTAACCGCGAGTGATGAGGTTAATTTGGTGGCCTGTATGGTAGCTAAAACTTATGGATCTATAAAAACAGTGGCACGGGTAAGGAATCCGGAATATGCTTATCTAAGTAGACGTAAAAAAGAAACTTTTCCTGGGGTGGATTATTTTATTAACCCCGAATTGATTTTAGCCAAAGAAATAATTAAATTAATTGATGTCCCCGAGGCTTTGGACGTTGTTTATTATGCTGAAGGGAAAATACAACTTTTAGAGTTGAAGATTACGGCTGAGGCTCCCATTGTCAAACGACAAATTAAAGATTTGAAAGCAAGTAATGTTTTTTTGATCGCGGCTATTGTACGTGATGAACAAGTAATTATTCCCCGCGGGGAAGATTTTATTTATCCTGATGATACTATTTTTGTATTGGCTAAAACTAAAGAAATGATTGCCGTAGAGCATTTTTTGGGCACCAAGCGGACACAAGTGGAACATATTATGATTTTTGGGGGTAATTATACGGCATATCATTTAGCCTCTATTTTGGAAATACGGGGTTATCAGGTTAAAATTATTGAACCAGATTATCAAAAAGGGGTGGAACTGTCTCAGCAGTTGCAAACAGCCATGGTTCTGCATGGTAATCCTACTGACCTTAATTTTTTAGCTAATGAAGGTATAGATAATATTGATGTTTTTGTTAGTTTAGCCACTGATGATCAACTCAATCTTTTAGTTAGTCTAATTGTTAAGGATTTGGGGGTACGGCGTACTGTTGCCCGGGTGGGGCGAACAGATTATTTGGCTTTATTGGAAAAAGTGGGTTTGGATATTGGGATTAGTCCTTGGGTTTTAATTGCTAATCGAATTTTACGTTTTATTCGTCATGAACATGATCTGCTTTCTATTACCCTGTTGGGTAATGAGCATGCTGAAATGGCCGAATTGCTTGTTACTGAAAATTCACCAGTGGCCTATCGACAATTAAAAGTTTTGGATTTTCCTAGAGGTTCATTGGTTGGTTCTATTTACCGAGAACGGGAAGTTATTATTCCGCGAGGAGATGATTTTTTAAAACCTGGTGATCACATTACTCTGTTTGCTTTACCGGATGTAGCAGCAAAAGCGATAAAATATATTACTGGATAATGAAGGTGTAGCTATGAATTGGCAGCAAATTTCTTATTCCTTAAGTTCTCTTTTAATTTTGACGGGTATAGCTATGTTGTGGCCATGGGGTTGGTCATTATATTATGGGGAAGCAGACTCCTCGGCGTTATTGGGGGCTGCATTGATAACATTATTGGTCGGCTTAAGTTGGCGAAAAAGCACTAAACCGATTGGTGAATTATATAATAAAGAAACTTTTTGTTTAGTTACTTTTGCCTGGCTATTGGTTTCTTTGGTGGGTACATTACCTTATTTATTTACGGGGACTTTTACTACTTTCGCTGATGCATTTTTTGAATCATTATCTGGTTTTACGGCTACTGGGGCTACTGTTTTAAATGACCTTGAAGTTTTATCTCATGGTGTTTTGTTTTGGCGTAGTTTGACTCATTGGTTAGGCGGCTTGGGTATCATTGTCTTATTTTTAATTCTAGTTCCATCGGCAAATTTAGGTGGAGTGCGGATTTGGCAAACCGAAACCCCCGGGGGCAACATGACGGCTAAGTTTAGGCCGCGGGTGCGGGAGACTGCCAAAATGCTTTGGTTGATTTATTTATTAATGACCATCGCGGAAACGGTTTTCTTGTGGATTGGGGGTCTGTCTTTTTTTGATGCTTTATGTCATTCTTTTGGCACTATAGCTACTGCGGGTTTTTCTACTAAAAATGCTAGTATCGGGGCTTATAATTCGGTGATTCAATGGATTATTATTATTTTTATGTTTCTAGCCGGCACCAATTTTGTCCTATATTATCAGTTTTTTTTAACCAGGCGGATTAGTGTTTTTACACGTAATAGTGAGTTTAAATTATATCTTTTTTTGGTAGGTATTGCGACAAGCGTTATTTTTATTGGCAGTTATTCACAAGTTGGGCTAACGTTTCGGGAAGTTGTTTTTCAGGTAGTTTCCTTATTAACTACTACTGGCTATAGTACGGCGGATTTTGCCCTCTGGCCAAGTTTTGGACAGGTAATTTTAGTGGTGTTGATGTTTATGGGGGGTTGTGTAGGCTCAACAAGTGGTGGCCTTAAAATTAGAAGAGTCCTTATTTTGCTTAAACAAGTACAATTGGGTTTAAAGCAAACCCTTCATCCTCAAGCTATTTTAGATTTAAAAATTGACGGAGAAAGCATTTCACCAAAAGTAGTGGTGAATGTACTGCGTTTTTTCTTTCTTTATTGTCTCTTAATTTTTTTGGGGACAATGAGTTTAACACTGGAAGGACTTGATTTAGTAACTGCCTTTACTGCCGCAGTAGCTAGTTTGGGTAATATTGGTCCAGGACTTGCTGGGGTGGGTCCAAGTCAAAATTATGGTTTTTTATCTGCTGGAGGAAAGTTTTTATTATCTTTTATGATGCTTTTGGGTCGTTTGGAACTTTACGCGGTTTTGGTTTTACTACAGCCCTCCTTTTGGCGTCGGGGCTAGAGTAAGCAAATTAGGTTAAAACATGATAGAATTAGATTAAAGGTAGAGGTCTATGTTTAAAATTATTTGTAAGGCTTATGGGAAAATTAACTTAACTTTAGATGTTTTGGGGCAAAGGGATGACGGCTATCATGAAATTATTACCCTTTTACAGGGTATTAATCTTTATGATTTGGTTCATTTAACTCCTCAGGCAGTCGGGATAGAAATAACCTGTAATTTACCTGCTTTAGCTTCCAAAGAAAATTTGGCTTATCAAGCTGCTAATTTGCTAACAAAGAATTATCCGCAAATTACGGGTTTGCGGATTCATTTGGAAAAAAATATTCCTTTGGCAGCGGGTTTAGGTGGTGGCAGTGCCGATGCAGCCATGGTTCTCTGGGGCTGTAATTATTTATTTGATTTGGGATTATCATTAAGTGAATTAGCTTATTGGGGTGCCTGTATAGGTTCTGATGTGCCTTTTTGCCTTTATCCACTTACGGCTATTGGCACTGGTCGGGGTGAAAAGTTAACTTACCTTCCCCCCTGCCCTCAATTGGAATTACTGTTATTAAAACCACCTTTTTCAGTTTCTACTCGAGAAGTATATCAATATTTAGCGGCTGTAGACATAAAAAAGCGGCCGCAGATTAACACTGTTATTAAGGCTTGTCAAACAGCTAATAAGGCACAAATTTATGCTGGCTGTGGCAATGTTTTACAAAAGGCCACTTTTGCATTATATCCGCAATTAAAGGAATGGGTCAGACAAATTGAAGATTTGGGGGTTGAAAAAGTAATCATGGCTGGTAGTGGACCTACTTTAATTGTTTTTGAGGAAGAAAAAGAGAAAATAGCAAAATTAATAACCCGGTTCTCCAAACCCGGTTGGCAGGTGGAGGTAGTGCGTACATTAAATAGCAAGGACTTACGGGGGAGGATGATTATTAGTGACTGAACGGCGTTTTCAAGTATTAAAATTAAATAATTTTAAACCTTTACGTGAAGTAGTTTTTGAAACTTTACGAGAGGCCATTATTAAAGGAGTGTTAAAACCTGGAGAGCGTTTAATGGAAAAGCAATTGGCGGAAAATATGGGAGTTAGCCGTACTCCGGTACGGGAGGCTATTCGTAAATTAGAATTAGAGGGTTTTGTCAGGGTGATTCCACGTAAAGGAACCTATGTTTCCGAAATATCCTTTACTGATGTACGGGAGATTTATGAAATAAGGGCTTCATTGGAGGCTTTGGCTTGTGGGTTAGCGGCCCAAAGAGCTGCTCCCGAACAAATAGAGGAAATGAAGCGCTACTTGGCCGAAGAAAAGGATTATTTAGTTATTGAGGATTTGAGTTTGACGGTAAAAACAGATGTCGGTTTACATGAATTAATTTATCAGGCTACTTCTAATGAAAGAATTATGGGGATCATGAATAATTTAAAAAAGCATTTATACCGTTTACGCAGTACTTCACTTGCTTATCCGGGACGTAAGGAAAAAAGTTTAGAGGAGCACCAGGAAATCGTGCAGGCAATTGCCAAACGTGATGTTGAATTAGCACAAAAATTGGGGAAGGAGCATATTTTACGAGCCCAGGCCACAATGTTTGCTTTATTAAGTAAAGGGGAATTTAAATGACGGTAGCCCTTGTTTTGGCCGGAGGCCTAAAACCAGAACTTAGTCCTGGTGAATTAAAGGCTGAGGCTTTAATTCAAATTGGTGAGAATTATATGGTAGAATATGTGGTTGAGGCTTTGGCTGCTCTTGACGAAATTAAGCAAATTGTTATTTCTGGCCCGCGTGAAATTGAAAAACTTTATACTACCTCTACTATAAAAGTGGTGCCGCGAGGAACTACTTTGGTAAAAAGTTTTACTAAGGCTTATCAAAAAGTACCTTTGGATACACGGCAAATTTTAGTGGTAACAGGTGATCTGCCCTTATTATCGCCCCAAGCTGTCCGGCATTTTTTACATACTTGTCATTATTTGAACGGGGATTTATTTTATCCTTTGATTAAACGTGAGGATTGTGAAGCTAAATATCCGGGGATGGAAAGAACCTATATTCGTTTTCGGGAAGGAGTTTTTACTGGTGGTAATTTACTGTTAATTAAATCAGCGGTAGTAGAGCAGTGTTTGCCTTTGGTGGAGGATTTTATTTATTTGCGAAAAAAACCTTGGGCGATGGTGGTCCGTTTAAATCGAAAATTATTATGGGCTTTACTTTTAAAAAGGCTTTCGCTCCAGGATGTAGAAAAAGAAGCAGCTCGTTTATTGGGTGGTGTGCGGGGTGTAGCTGTTTGTTCACCTTTCCCGGAAATAGGTTTTGATGTGGACAAAGCGAGTGATTTGGCATTAGTGAAAAAACTGTTATCAGCACGAAAAAACTAAATTATGGGAAATTTCTCAAAGAAAAGCAGGAAATAACATTTTTGTGACGAATAAGAAGTAGATGAACGGGATGTATTTGTCTAGGGAAGGTGGTGAAATAGTTTGTTGAATATTACGGATATACGGATTAGAAAGATAAATTATGAGGGAAAAATGAAAGCAATTGTTTCCATAACGTTTGATGATGCCTTTGTAGTTCATGATGTTAAAGTGGTAGAAGGGAATAATGGTTTATTTGTGGCCATGCCTAGTCGCAAAATGCCTGACGGGGAATTTCGGGATATCGCCCATCCCATTTCTTCTGAGGCACGGGAAATAATTCAAACCGCTGTTTTAAAGGCTTATGAAGAAGCCATTTAGTGAGTACAAAGGGGGAGCTGTTAAGTAGGCTCCTTTTTTGTTGGGGGAAATTTTGGGGATGACTCTAGAGGTAAAGATATGGTATAAATATAATAGAGGGAAAGGGGGAGAACATTTTGTCATTAACAACAGTCGCTGTTATTTTAGCCGCGGGTATGGGTACTAGAATGAAGTCAACTCAGCCTAAGGTCCTACATAAAATTGCCGGTGTTCCTATAATTAAGTATGTTTTAGAAGCTGTGGAAGCCGCTGGGGTAAAGGAAATTATTATTGTTTTGGGCCATCAAGCCGAAAAGGTTAAAGAGGAATTGGGTGAAGCTTATCATTATGTTTATCAGCGCAAACAATTAGGTACTGGTCATGCCCTAAGGCAAGCACTGCCCTTATTGGAGAAATATGCACAGGGTAATTGTTTAGTTCTTTGTGGGGATACCCCTTTATTATCTGGAGAAACTTTGCGGAATTTACGGGAAAAACATTCGGAAGCTAAGGCTAAGGCTACTGTCTTAACCGCAATTTTGGAAAATCCTAGTGGTTATGGCCGCATTATTAAAGGGGTGCGGGGTATTGAAAAAATTGTAGAAGAAAATGAGGCTTCCCCTTTGGAAAGTGAAATTAAAGAAATTAATACTGGGGCCTATTGTTTTGCTTTGGATGTTTTGCAGGAAGGGTTAAAAAAATTAAGCCCGGTAAATTTGCAGGGTGAATATTATCTTACCGATATAATTAAATTTTTGGTAGAAGAGAAGGAAATTGTAGAAACTTACGTATTGCCTGATTCCCGGGAGGCTTGGGGGATTAATACTCGGGTTCAATTAGCAGCAGCTGAAGCTGTTGTTCAACAAAAGATTTTAAATGAACATTTGTTAAATGGGGTGACTATTATTGACCCTGCTCACACCTATGTTGCCCGGACGGTAAAAATAGATCTGGATACAATTTTATATCCAGGTACAATTCTTGAAGGAAAAACAAGTATTGAGGCTAATTGTTTAATTGGACCTTATACTAGAATTGCGAATTCTTTTATCGGGGCTGGTACTCGGATTGAAAATTCTACTTTAGATATGGTTACTGTAGGTAAAAATTGTTTTATTGGACCTTATAGTTATTTAAGACCGGGAACTAGATTGGCTGAAAATGTAAGGATTGGGGGTTTTGTAGAGGTCAAAAATACATTTGTGGGGAAAAGTTCAAAAATTCCTCATTTAAGTTATGTAGGGGATAGCCTGTTGGGAGAAGATGTTAATATT
Proteins encoded:
- the mgtE gene encoding magnesium transporter, producing MDFTRMQELLQSRQYSLLKKELSKEQNVDIAEFLDELDARCTLLVFRLLPKEIAADVFSHLSAESQAQLSVLVNEQELRDILDDLKFDDKIDFLEEVPANVVKRILKHSTETERKLINKFLNYPEDSAGSLMAIEFVELKKEMLVSDALVKIRQGAPGKETIYICYVTDKSRHLEGVLSLRELVIASPEQKIEEIMNREVIYVHTLDDKEDVADLIQKYDLLALPVTDNENRLVGIITVDDIVDVIEEESTEDIHKMATVGKLDVNLLDASPFLLVRKRLPWLLVLIFINVFSGAFIAYYEATIQAVIALVFFLPLLIDSAGNAGSQSATLMIRALTVGDVELRDWFKLFRKEFIISLVLGIFMGLAVSVIGIFRGGIDVAIVVSLTMLVIVLVGSMLGMSLPFLFSKFKIDPAVASGPLVTSIADIAGVLIYFSIASWYLGIQ
- the spoVG gene encoding septation regulator SpoVG, giving the protein MNITDIRIRKINYEGKMKAIVSITFDDAFVVHDVKVVEGNNGLFVAMPSRKMPDGEFRDIAHPISSEAREIIQTAVLKAYEEAI
- the trkA gene encoding Trk system potassium transporter TrkA; amino-acid sequence: MLVIIVGAGKIGFNLAKILAREDYDVVLIEKEKAEVENLEEYLDIQVLIGDGVKRSVLEKAGVQAADLFIAVTASDEVNLVACMVAKTYGSIKTVARVRNPEYAYLSRRKKETFPGVDYFINPELILAKEIIKLIDVPEALDVVYYAEGKIQLLELKITAEAPIVKRQIKDLKASNVFLIAAIVRDEQVIIPRGEDFIYPDDTIFVLAKTKEMIAVEHFLGTKRTQVEHIMIFGGNYTAYHLASILEIRGYQVKIIEPDYQKGVELSQQLQTAMVLHGNPTDLNFLANEGIDNIDVFVSLATDDQLNLLVSLIVKDLGVRRTVARVGRTDYLALLEKVGLDIGISPWVLIANRILRFIRHEHDLLSITLLGNEHAEMAELLVTENSPVAYRQLKVLDFPRGSLVGSIYREREVIIPRGDDFLKPGDHITLFALPDVAAKAIKYITG
- a CDS encoding S-layer homology domain-containing protein; translated protein: MDLKKLSWLGMLFFIIGLSFSQVVMADGFPDIKNHWAEESIEVWLARGYVNGYPDGHFRPDDFITQAEFCALFNRVFGFKVGADYPGKDVPEGKWYTAEMKRAIAAGYLSSDGKLDPQGIITRKQVAISLGRVLSLSAVPRDHYSQFKDLGEIDLAAAMAINTVLDKKYMGGQLGNCFYPEQGITRAELLAVLDRVAGKLYDRPGVYGTPYDKLVIEGNVLINTRNVTLRNVAINGDLNIAPGIGDGSVTLINVTVRGETKFGGGAIINDCTLGQVVVTSPYKHKIRLLAQGTTVIGLTKVRVPVILEEANLVGQGFSEVTFNVARGSELDLRGNFKRIVLEGVDVKLNLGCGKIDYLSLPLAAQGVRVDLAEAVDLKKVEVVCRATFTGWGNINQAFVYARGVNFELFPEKVTVAPGITALVCGRVVSGTYTGEVRRDVWPYFKSNYPQIWQVGSSGFTLSCKTNTACQAYYVVCEAGDDSPLASQIIKGLDAFGRRLPVEYRGVINLEANQEKSVRIGSLESDLCYNVFIVLKKQGVNMEPVVYKQKVTTRRK
- a CDS encoding NTP transferase domain-containing protein, coding for MTVALVLAGGLKPELSPGELKAEALIQIGENYMVEYVVEALAALDEIKQIVISGPREIEKLYTTSTIKVVPRGTTLVKSFTKAYQKVPLDTRQILVVTGDLPLLSPQAVRHFLHTCHYLNGDLFYPLIKREDCEAKYPGMERTYIRFREGVFTGGNLLLIKSAVVEQCLPLVEDFIYLRKKPWAMVVRLNRKLLWALLLKRLSLQDVEKEAARLLGGVRGVAVCSPFPEIGFDVDKASDLALVKKLLSARKN
- a CDS encoding GntR family transcriptional regulator, with product MTERRFQVLKLNNFKPLREVVFETLREAIIKGVLKPGERLMEKQLAENMGVSRTPVREAIRKLELEGFVRVIPRKGTYVSEISFTDVREIYEIRASLEALACGLAAQRAAPEQIEEMKRYLAEEKDYLVIEDLSLTVKTDVGLHELIYQATSNERIMGIMNNLKKHLYRLRSTSLAYPGRKEKSLEEHQEIVQAIAKRDVELAQKLGKEHILRAQATMFALLSKGEFK
- a CDS encoding S8 family peptidase, encoding MDIHELRWIRTFSNKLDPALKDSLFDHYRRSKRIPCFLQRIYRFFQYRLCRLPIIIQLAPTRSYEKIKNLQDQFRKHQKLTIINSLSTTLSLQKLRKITPHPLIKKIYLDHEISTLLHQAVPITNVPTLWDNNLSGKGITLAILDTGLAPHPDFFLPQKRLLAFRDFVNQISTPYDDNGHGTHCTGLAAGNGYLSEGKYKGPAYQAQIVSLKILNKMGLGKISTAITALEWVLDNQKIYKIKIVSLSFGYKPTLTYQEDPLCQALEKIWQAGIVVCTAAGNGGPEKGSITSPGFHPDFITTGSLDNLTTVSEFSGRGPTRDGLPKPDFLLPGNNLMSTHAQGSLLDKKLPSPTKWYTALSGTSMTTPLCAGIIALLLENNPTLTPTKIKAKLLQNCHPLNAIDIYTQGQGYLDCSQI
- the glmU gene encoding bifunctional UDP-N-acetylglucosamine diphosphorylase/glucosamine-1-phosphate N-acetyltransferase GlmU, with translation MGTRMKSTQPKVLHKIAGVPIIKYVLEAVEAAGVKEIIIVLGHQAEKVKEELGEAYHYVYQRKQLGTGHALRQALPLLEKYAQGNCLVLCGDTPLLSGETLRNLREKHSEAKAKATVLTAILENPSGYGRIIKGVRGIEKIVEENEASPLESEIKEINTGAYCFALDVLQEGLKKLSPVNLQGEYYLTDIIKFLVEEKEIVETYVLPDSREAWGINTRVQLAAAEAVVQQKILNEHLLNGVTIIDPAHTYVARTVKIDLDTILYPGTILEGKTSIEANCLIGPYTRIANSFIGAGTRIENSTLDMVTVGKNCFIGPYSYLRPGTRLAENVRIGGFVEVKNTFVGKSSKIPHLSYVGDSLLGEDVNIGAGTITCNYDGKKKSRTFIEDQAFVGSNTNFVAPVKIGKGAYIGAGSTITKDVPPGALALARGKQKNLVDWCQKKNKRED
- the ispE gene encoding 4-(cytidine 5'-diphospho)-2-C-methyl-D-erythritol kinase encodes the protein MFKIICKAYGKINLTLDVLGQRDDGYHEIITLLQGINLYDLVHLTPQAVGIEITCNLPALASKENLAYQAANLLTKNYPQITGLRIHLEKNIPLAAGLGGGSADAAMVLWGCNYLFDLGLSLSELAYWGACIGSDVPFCLYPLTAIGTGRGEKLTYLPPCPQLELLLLKPPFSVSTREVYQYLAAVDIKKRPQINTVIKACQTANKAQIYAGCGNVLQKATFALYPQLKEWVRQIEDLGVEKVIMAGSGPTLIVFEEEKEKIAKLITRFSKPGWQVEVVRTLNSKDLRGRMIISD
- a CDS encoding TrkH family potassium uptake protein, which codes for MNWQQISYSLSSLLILTGIAMLWPWGWSLYYGEADSSALLGAALITLLVGLSWRKSTKPIGELYNKETFCLVTFAWLLVSLVGTLPYLFTGTFTTFADAFFESLSGFTATGATVLNDLEVLSHGVLFWRSLTHWLGGLGIIVLFLILVPSANLGGVRIWQTETPGGNMTAKFRPRVRETAKMLWLIYLLMTIAETVFLWIGGLSFFDALCHSFGTIATAGFSTKNASIGAYNSVIQWIIIIFMFLAGTNFVLYYQFFLTRRISVFTRNSEFKLYLFLVGIATSVIFIGSYSQVGLTFREVVFQVVSLLTTTGYSTADFALWPSFGQVILVVLMFMGGCVGSTSGGLKIRRVLILLKQVQLGLKQTLHPQAILDLKIDGESISPKVVVNVLRFFFLYCLLIFLGTMSLTLEGLDLVTAFTAAVASLGNIGPGLAGVGPSQNYGFLSAGGKFLLSFMMLLGRLELYAVLVLLQPSFWRRG